TTTACTTTTGAAGACGCGGAAGGAAAACAGGCTTTCTGGCACAGTACTTCGCATGTTATGGCTGCGGCTGTTAAAAGGCTTTTTCCCGATACAAAGGTGACAATAGGGCCTTCCATAGACGAAGGATTCTATTATGATTTTGACAGGGAAAAAAGTTTTGGCGATGATGACCTTGTAAAAATTGAAGAAGAGATGATGAAAGTGATAAAAGAAAACGCGGCTTTTTCAAGGCAGGAAATATCAAAAAAAGACGCCATAAAGATGTTTTCTGACATGGGCGAAAATTACAAAGTGGAAATTATTGAAGCTATTAATGACGATACCGTAAGCACATACACCACGGCCGGGTTTACAGACCTTTGCCGCGGGCCCCATATAGGCCTTGCGAAAAAGATAAAAGCCGTAAAGCTTTTAAAGCTTGCCGGTGCTTACTGGCGCGGCGATGAAAAAAATAAAATGCTTCAGAGGATTTACGGTATTTCTTTTCCTTCAAAGGAAATGCTGGAACAGTATCTGCACACGGTTGAAGAGGCAAAACAGCGCGACCACAGAAAACTTGGGAAAGAACTTGATTTATTCTCCACGCATGAAGAGTTTGGGCCCGGTTTAATCTACTGGCACCCAAAGGGCGGCGTTATAAGAAAAGAAATGGAAGATTTCTGGCGCAACGAACACATAAAAAACGGTTATGACCTTATATTCTCCCCGCATATAGCAAAGATTGATTTGTGGAATACTTCCGGGCATACCGGTTTTTACCGCGACAGCATGTTTGACACTATGAACATAGACAAAATGGAATACCAGCTTAAACCAATGAACTGCCCGTTTCACATACTTATGTACAATAACGGCAAGAAAAGCTACCGCGACCTTCCTTTAAGATGGGCGGAACTTGGAACTGTTTACAGGTATGAAAAGTCGGGCGTCCTGCACGGGTTGATGAGGGTCCGCGGCTTTACACAGGACGACGCGCATATTTTCTGCAGGGAAGACCAGCTGGAATCTGAAATTATTGAAGCACTGAATTTTGTCATGTTTATTTTAAGGACATTCGGCTTCTCTGAATTTGAAGTGTATTTAAGCACTATGCCTGCCGACCATATCGGCGATGATTCAGTATGGATAAAAGCGCAGGACGCTTTAAAGTCTGCGCTTTCAATTGCGGGGCTTAAGTACGGCACAGATGAAGGCGGCGGCGCTTTTTACGGGCCAAAGATAGACATTAAAATAAAAGACGCGCTTAACAGAACGTGGCAGTGCTCCACAATTCAGGTGGACTTTAACCTGCCGGAACGTTTTAACATCAACTACACGGGAAAAGACGGCAAAGAACACAGGGCGATTATGATACACAGGGCGCTTATGGGTTCTTTAGAGCGGTTCTTTGGCGTGTTGATAGAGCATTACAAAGGCGCTTTCCCTGTATGGCTTGCGCCAAAACAGGTAATGATTTTAACCATTACAGAGCGCTGCGATGATTACGCGAAAGAACTGGCAGCGGTTTTGAAGAAAAATAATATCAGGGTTGCTCTTGATCTTGACAGCGAAAAAATAGGAGCCAAGATAAGAAAAGCCACAATGGACAAAGTGCCGTATATGTTAATTCTTGGCGACAAAGAAGTGGAAAGCAGGACCGTATCAGTAAGAAAGAGAACGGGCGAAGAAGAAAAAGGAGTGGACTTTTCAAAGTTCACTGAAATGGTAGCGGGTAAGATTCAGAATAAAGATTTGGGAATTTAATTAACCGGTAAAAGGATTAAAGTTGAAAAAAAAGACGGTATTTTCCTGCGCAAGCTGCGGGTATCAGTCGGCGAAATGGCTTGGAAAGTGCCCTTCCTGCAACGAGTTTAACACGTTTCAGGAAGAAACAGAATTTAAGGGCAAAGCCGGCGCCGATTACAGAAAGTTTGAAAGCGCGTCTGCGGCAAGCCCGCTTAAGGATATTAAAGCAGGCGAAGAAGAGCGCATACAGACCGGAATAGAAGAAGCAGACAGAGTGTTCGGCGGCGGCATTGTAAAGGGTTCGCTTGTTTTAATGGGCGGCGAACCGGGCGTGGGCAAGTCCACAATCGCGCTGGACATTGCTGACAGGATAGCCGCGCGTTATGGCAATGTGCTGTACGTGTCGGGAGAAGAGTCCTTAAGGCAGATTAAAATGAGGGCGGACAGGACGGGAATTAAATCGGAATCGCTGAAGGTAATGTCAGAGACTTCGGTTGAAAAAATATCGGAAATAATTGAAAAAGACAAACCCGCCCTTGTGGTGGTGGATTCAATACAGACAGTGTATAAAGAAGAGATTGAAGGCGCGGCAGGAAGCGTTAACCAGTTAAGGGAAAGCTGCGCCCAGCTTTTATATTCCGCAAAAAAGACAAACGTGCCGGTGATAATAATAGGGCATGTGACAAAAGAAGGCTCAATTGCCGGCCCTAAGATGCTTGAACACATGGTGGACGCGGTTTTATACCTTGAAGCGGAAAAGTATTACCAGTTTAAGGTATTAAGGGCGGTTAAAAACAGGTTTGGCTCCACCAACGAAATAGGGATATTTGACATGCAGGCTTCGGGTATCAAAGAAGTAAAAAGCCCGTCTAAATTACTGCTGGATGAAATGAAGGAAACAAAGACAGGCAGCGGAATAGTAACAGTAATGGAAGGCACGCGCGCCCTTTTGCTGGAAATTCAGGCGTTAACCGTGCGCAGAAGCTACGGCAATCCGCAGAGGACGGTTACGGGTATTGATTACAACAGGTTTCTTCTTATAGTGGCGATTCTTGAAAAAAATCTTGATTTAAAACTTGATAACTGCGACATATTTTTAAATGTGGCAGGCGGCATAAAAATAGTTGAAACAGCGGCAGATTTAGGCGCCGCCGCCGCCATATACAGCAGCCACACAGGCAGGCCGGTTTCCACCAAGTCAGTATTTCTTGGGGAGCTGGGGCTGGACGGCGAAGTAAGGCCGGTGCGGTTTCTGGAACAGCGCCTGGCAGAGGCGGAAAGAATGGGTTTTAAAACAGCATACGTGCCGGAGCGTTCAAAGGCGGGAAAAAGCAAAATGGAAATTATTAAAATAGCAAACGTAAGCGCGCTTACAAGGTTATAAATAAAGCGCGGACTAAATTAAAAGGTGGTGAGAAAAGAATGAAGTATTTTATTTATCTGTTGTTCATGGCAGTTTCGGTTTCTGCCGGGGTTATGCTTTATAAATCCAATGCGTTATACGGGATTATTACATTGTCCGGCGCGGCAGCCGCGGCCTTAATGATTATCGGCGACATATTCCTGTCAGGAAAAGAGGCAAAAAAGGGGTCAGTTTACCCTAAATTACTTGATACCAGCGTCATTATTGACGGAAGGATCAAGGATATCTGCAGGGCCGGATTTCTGGAAGGCACGCTTATCGCGCCTAAATTTGTGCTTCACGAACTTCAGTATATTGCTGATTCGTCGGATCACATGAAAAGAAGCAAGGGGCGCAGAGGGCTGGATATTTTAAATGACCTGCGCAAGATGCCAAGCGTTACGCTGGAAATAGTTGATAAGGATTATCCGCAGACCAGGGAAGTTGACCAGAAACTGGTATTAATGGCAAAAGAGACGGGCGCTAAAATTATTACTAACGATTATAATCTTAATAAAACCGCGGAGATTCAGGGCGTTAAGATTCTTAACATTAATGACCTTTCCAACTCGGTAAAGCCGTCTTTCCTTCCCGGCGAGCGCATAGGCGTGAAAATTATGAAGGAAGGAAAAGAAAAAGAACAGGGAATAGCATACCTTACTGACGGCACAATGATAGTGGTGGATAACGCCAGGAAACTTCTTAATAAGAAGATAGATGTGGTGGTTACCAACGTACTGCAGACAGACGCAGGAAGGATGATATTTGCCAGATACGAACAGGGCGGCGACAGCCGCGAAAATCGCGGCGCGCGCGGATATTTTAAAAGGCCGTTCCGCCGTAATGACAGGAACCAAAACCGTAATAACAACACTAACAGCAACACGCAGAGCGCGCCTGTAAGTGAAGCACACAGCGAAGAACCAAAAAAGGAAAATGAATGAAGACAGCGGCAATAATTGTGGCTGCCGGAAGCGGTAAACGCTTTGGCGGCGCCGTACCCAAACAGTATCTTAAGTTAAAAGGCAGGGAAATTCTTGCGCACGCGGTATCTGTTTTTGAAAAGTCGCGTGAAATAGGACTGATACTGCTGGTGGTATCCCCTGATTACAGGGAATTTGCCGAAAAAAAGATAGTTAAGAAATATGGTTTCAAAAAAGTAGCAGGCGTTATAGATGGGGGCGCGGAAAGATATGACTCCGTCTATAACGCCTTAAAGTTTTTAAAACCGGTAATGCCGGATAACGTTCTTATTCATGACGGGGCAAGGCCTTATTTTGAACCAAGCCTGATTACGGACGTTTTAAAAGAACTGACAAAATATTCCGCGGCAATTCCTGTTAAAAAAGTATCCTTAACAGTAAAAAAGGTTAAGGGCGGTTTTTTAAATGGAACGCTGGACAGGAATGAATTAAGGACGGCAGAAACGCCGCAGGGATTTTGTTATAAAGAAATCCTTAAAGCGTATGAAACCACAGAACTTAATAAACTTAAACCGACAGATGACGCGCTTTTGTTTGAAACGCGCGGAAAAAAAGTAAAGGCTGTGGAATACGAAGGCATTAACATAAAAGTAACCACGCAGCAGGACCTTGAAATATTAAAAGCCCTGCCGTATTTTAAGAAATTAAAGGGGTGATTTAAGTGCGGGTAGGCATTGGATATGACGTACACAGGTTAAAAAGAGGCAGGCGGCTGTTTTTAGGCGGAGTGGAATTTGAAAAAGCCGAATTCGGGCTGGAAGGCCACTCAGACGCGGATGTCCTTATTCACGCCATAATGGACGCAATGCTGGGCGCGGCGGGGCTTCGCGACATAGGGTATTATTTTTCGGATAAGGATGAAAAATATAAGGGGATAAGAAGCACGGAACTTTTAAAGCAGGTAAAGGAACTTATTGAAAAAGAAGGTTATGTGATAGGCAATGTGGATTCAATAATAGTGGCAGAGTACCCACGGGTTGCCCCATACATAGAAAAGATAAAAACATCGCTGGCGCAGTGCCTTGGCGTTAAAGAGTCACAGGTGGCAATTAAGGCCACGACAGAAGAAGGCCTTGGATTCACCGGCGCCAAAGAAGGCGTAAGCGCGCACGCGGTTGCAGTGCTTAAGGAGAAAGCGTAAATGATAAAGCTTCACAATACAATGACGGGAAAAACAGAGGAGTTTGTACCTGTAACGGCAGGCGAAGTGAAAATGTACGTCTGCGGGCCGACGGTATATAACTACTTTCATATAGGCAATGCCAGGATATTCGTGGTTTTTGACACCATAAGAAAATACTTTGAATACAGCGGGTATAAAGTGATATTTGTCCAGAACATCACTGATATTGAAGATAAAATAATAAATAAGGCAGCGGCAGAAAATATTACCTGGCAGGACGTGGTAAATAAATATACTGACGCGTATTTTGAAGACACTCAGGCGCTTAAAGTGAAAAAACCTGATGTAAGCCCGCGCGCCACAGAAGAAATTGAAGGCATGATTAAGATGATATCTGTATTAATAGAAAAGGGCAATGCCTACGCGTCAAAAAACGGCGTGTATTTCAGCGTGGCAAGTTTTAACGGATACGGCAAATTGTCACACAGAAATATTGACGACCTGCAGGAAGGCGCAAGGGTGGATGTTGATGAAGAAAAGAAAAGCCCGCTGGATTTCGCGCTATGGAAATTTTCCAAGCCGGGAGAGCCGTTCTGGGAAAGCCCGTGGGGCAAGGGCAGGCCGGGCTGGCACATTGAATGCTCCGTTATGTCATCAAAATACCTTGCTGAAACATTTGACATTCACGGCGGCGGGGCGGATTTAATATTCCCGCACCACGAAAATGAAATAGCGCAGTCAGAGGCGTGCACAGGCAAAGAGTTTGCCAAGTACTGGATGCACGGCGGATATATGAATATTAAGGGCGAAAAGATGTCCAAATCAAAAGGCAACTTTGTAATGGTACGCGACCTGTTAAAGGATTTTTCCGCGGAAGTTATAAGGATGTTTATATTATCAGCGCATTACCGCGGGCCGCTTGATTTTTCATATGAAAATATGGAGCCTGTAAAAAAAGGGTATTCCGAGTACTATTATACCCTTCAGCGTTTAAACCAGCGCCTTGAGGGTATTAATATTAATGAGCAGATAAAACCGGATAATAAATTCATAGCGGAATTTAAAAGTTCCATGGATGAAGATTTTAATACATCCAAAGCGCAGGCGGTGATATATAACTGCCTTGCGGAAATTAAGTCAAAACTGCCGAATATGACAGACACGGACGCCGCCGAATATGACGCTGTATTGCGTGTAATGGGCGGGGTGCTTGGCATAGTGCCGGAAATAAAACCGGTTGACCTGCAGGTTGTTGATCTGGTAAAACAGATAGGTGTTTTACGTGCAGAAAAGAAATATGAAGAAGCGGATTTATTAAAGAAAAAAGCGGCGGATACGGGTTACATCCTTGAATTCACCAAGGCGCGGACATATATCATAAGGGAGTTACAATAGCATGTGGGTATACGGCAGAAATGTTATAAGAGAAGTAATAAAAAATGACAGAAAAATATATGAACTTGTTGTCTTAAAAGACGCGGAGAAAATGTCGGATGTAATTGAAGAGGTAAGGCAAACCGGCGCTAAAATAACCATAACTGACAAAAAGAACCTTGAAAAGATAACAGGCACAGACAAGCATCAGGGAGTTGCCGCGTCAATAGAAGGGTTAAAAGCGTGGGGCATTGACGAATTTTTAAGAAAACACGCGGGAGAAGAGAATATAACAGTGGCTGTGCTGGATTCCATAGAAGACCCGCACAACCT
This window of the Candidatus Goldiibacteriota bacterium genome carries:
- the thrS gene encoding threonine--tRNA ligase, producing MITVNYKGKEYRAEQGKRAIEILKEAETETSAFLVASINGKFIDLGTPLNEGGELKAFTFEDAEGKQAFWHSTSHVMAAAVKRLFPDTKVTIGPSIDEGFYYDFDREKSFGDDDLVKIEEEMMKVIKENAAFSRQEISKKDAIKMFSDMGENYKVEIIEAINDDTVSTYTTAGFTDLCRGPHIGLAKKIKAVKLLKLAGAYWRGDEKNKMLQRIYGISFPSKEMLEQYLHTVEEAKQRDHRKLGKELDLFSTHEEFGPGLIYWHPKGGVIRKEMEDFWRNEHIKNGYDLIFSPHIAKIDLWNTSGHTGFYRDSMFDTMNIDKMEYQLKPMNCPFHILMYNNGKKSYRDLPLRWAELGTVYRYEKSGVLHGLMRVRGFTQDDAHIFCREDQLESEIIEALNFVMFILRTFGFSEFEVYLSTMPADHIGDDSVWIKAQDALKSALSIAGLKYGTDEGGGAFYGPKIDIKIKDALNRTWQCSTIQVDFNLPERFNINYTGKDGKEHRAIMIHRALMGSLERFFGVLIEHYKGAFPVWLAPKQVMILTITERCDDYAKELAAVLKKNNIRVALDLDSEKIGAKIRKATMDKVPYMLILGDKEVESRTVSVRKRTGEEEKGVDFSKFTEMVAGKIQNKDLGI
- the radA gene encoding DNA repair protein RadA is translated as MKKKTVFSCASCGYQSAKWLGKCPSCNEFNTFQEETEFKGKAGADYRKFESASAASPLKDIKAGEEERIQTGIEEADRVFGGGIVKGSLVLMGGEPGVGKSTIALDIADRIAARYGNVLYVSGEESLRQIKMRADRTGIKSESLKVMSETSVEKISEIIEKDKPALVVVDSIQTVYKEEIEGAAGSVNQLRESCAQLLYSAKKTNVPVIIIGHVTKEGSIAGPKMLEHMVDAVLYLEAEKYYQFKVLRAVKNRFGSTNEIGIFDMQASGIKEVKSPSKLLLDEMKETKTGSGIVTVMEGTRALLLEIQALTVRRSYGNPQRTVTGIDYNRFLLIVAILEKNLDLKLDNCDIFLNVAGGIKIVETAADLGAAAAIYSSHTGRPVSTKSVFLGELGLDGEVRPVRFLEQRLAEAERMGFKTAYVPERSKAGKSKMEIIKIANVSALTRL
- a CDS encoding PIN domain nuclease, which encodes MKYFIYLLFMAVSVSAGVMLYKSNALYGIITLSGAAAAALMIIGDIFLSGKEAKKGSVYPKLLDTSVIIDGRIKDICRAGFLEGTLIAPKFVLHELQYIADSSDHMKRSKGRRGLDILNDLRKMPSVTLEIVDKDYPQTREVDQKLVLMAKETGAKIITNDYNLNKTAEIQGVKILNINDLSNSVKPSFLPGERIGVKIMKEGKEKEQGIAYLTDGTMIVVDNARKLLNKKIDVVVTNVLQTDAGRMIFARYEQGGDSRENRGARGYFKRPFRRNDRNQNRNNNTNSNTQSAPVSEAHSEEPKKENE
- the ispD gene encoding 2-C-methyl-D-erythritol 4-phosphate cytidylyltransferase gives rise to the protein MKTAAIIVAAGSGKRFGGAVPKQYLKLKGREILAHAVSVFEKSREIGLILLVVSPDYREFAEKKIVKKYGFKKVAGVIDGGAERYDSVYNALKFLKPVMPDNVLIHDGARPYFEPSLITDVLKELTKYSAAIPVKKVSLTVKKVKGGFLNGTLDRNELRTAETPQGFCYKEILKAYETTELNKLKPTDDALLFETRGKKVKAVEYEGINIKVTTQQDLEILKALPYFKKLKG
- a CDS encoding 2-C-methyl-D-erythritol 2,4-cyclodiphosphate synthase, whose product is MRVGIGYDVHRLKRGRRLFLGGVEFEKAEFGLEGHSDADVLIHAIMDAMLGAAGLRDIGYYFSDKDEKYKGIRSTELLKQVKELIEKEGYVIGNVDSIIVAEYPRVAPYIEKIKTSLAQCLGVKESQVAIKATTEEGLGFTGAKEGVSAHAVAVLKEKA
- a CDS encoding cysteine--tRNA ligase — encoded protein: MKLHNTMTGKTEEFVPVTAGEVKMYVCGPTVYNYFHIGNARIFVVFDTIRKYFEYSGYKVIFVQNITDIEDKIINKAAAENITWQDVVNKYTDAYFEDTQALKVKKPDVSPRATEEIEGMIKMISVLIEKGNAYASKNGVYFSVASFNGYGKLSHRNIDDLQEGARVDVDEEKKSPLDFALWKFSKPGEPFWESPWGKGRPGWHIECSVMSSKYLAETFDIHGGGADLIFPHHENEIAQSEACTGKEFAKYWMHGGYMNIKGEKMSKSKGNFVMVRDLLKDFSAEVIRMFILSAHYRGPLDFSYENMEPVKKGYSEYYYTLQRLNQRLEGININEQIKPDNKFIAEFKSSMDEDFNTSKAQAVIYNCLAEIKSKLPNMTDTDAAEYDAVLRVMGGVLGIVPEIKPVDLQVVDLVKQIGVLRAEKKYEEADLLKKKAADTGYILEFTKARTYIIRELQ